The Dermacentor andersoni chromosome 1, qqDerAnde1_hic_scaffold, whole genome shotgun sequence genomic interval ACATTCCACCTTCAAGGCTGCCTGCCTAATTACATGTAATGGCAGCTGTGCCAAAATCTGGGAATGGCTTGCTAATGAAGATGGTTAGTTTACATTACCTCAAACTGACTCAGTGGTGCATGCAAAAAACTACTTCAAAGCACCTTTTTGAGCTTTTGAACATGGTTTAATTAATGTCGAGGTAATGTAAGTTTACTACATTATGCACTTTTTTGATGTTACCTCATTAGTTGCCTTACTGgctttacattaaaaaaaaaaaaacttcatcctTCAATGTTGCACTAAAAACTGGCACTCTTTCTACAGTGTGTTCGGCTACTCCACTGACGATTCCAGCAAGATCGGTCAATAAAAGTATTAGTGCAACAGCGCTTGCTTCCTTAAGCAGAGAGCGCTGCGTCACTGAACAGGTGCAGCAACAACTCTAGACAGGAAACAGCCACAGAAATACCCGGACCTTGACGGTCACACGGCTACATGTTAGTGCCAGAATCGGGCCATTTAATAGCAATGTGTCAAACATGCACTGAAATAGAGCACGATAGTCGCCTAGCTTCTGGCTTGCTGCTTCTCacgctccttttctttctttgaagcctccagcttggcctcctcctctTCGTGCTTCTTTATGAGCTTCTCAACTTCCGACAGAGGCAGGATGGTAACGCGCGTCTTGTTACGTTGCGTGTCTCTAGTGAGAGTAGCCATCTCGAGCTTGTCCGCAGTGAGCTTCGTCATGTCGAGTGTCTTGCTCAGGACTTTGATGGCCAGAGCCAGGGCATCCTTTAGTGTCGTCTCGTTCTCCTTGTATTCCTGCTTGAGGATGGACACGGCGGCAGCACTGTTGTTGCCGATGCAAGTCGCCTTCCAGCCGCTGTAGTTACCACTCGGGTCAGACTGGTACAGCTGGTAACCGTAATGCTTGTCCCAGCCCATGTACAGGATTGAGACACCGAACGGACGCTTACCTCCATACTGCGTGTAAGCTTGCTTCAAGTCGCAAAGCCAGCTGACAAGGCGCTCGCAAGGGATGGACTCGCCGTACTGGAGGAGGTAGCGCTGAGCGATCTGACGCAGTTCGTTAGTGAGCACGTTTGCGTCTGAAGTGATTCCGGCCACGCTGCAGGCCATGTCGTCGTGCAGCTTGTAGATCTTTTCGGCAGTGAAGACTTCGTCAAGTAGCTTGTTCGTGTTCCTTCGCTCAGCGGCCAGCAAGATGCCGTCGGACGCCAAGATGCCCAGGCACGTACCGGCGTGACCGATTGCTTCCATCGCGTATTCCACTTGGTAGAGCCTACCTTCAGGACTAAATATAGTCGTCCTAGAATCGTAGCGGCGTGCCATAGCGAACACGAAGTTCGGAACTTACTAAGACGCACGTATGATCAACAACAAAAATCACCGCGCTCGTGACTTGCAGTTCCTCGCTTTCTCGCCGCCGCAAGCTTCGCGAACAGCGCCAGTGAAGAAAGTTGTCATATACCAAGGGAAAGTGCCGTATTCAAGATTGTGTATTTAGCCTTGCAAAAATGTAAAACTAAAGAAAATTACTGCATTCAGTTCAAATTTTATGCTTTATTTAGAAATTTAATTAAAATATTGTAATTATAGTATTTTTTCGCAGTTACGAAACTAGCTGTTAGCGTCGCAGTGGGTGGATCTAAACTGGCTTTTGCGCTCTTGATTTGACTGACGTTATATCATTGAAACTTCAATCGCAGATATAATTTAATTAGAGTGAGGAAATGAGCAGCAATAACTACGAAGTGTCTATTGCCACTCTGAGCTACCTTCATAAATTAGCAAAAACATGCAGTGCAATATCTTTACCGCTTACAAGGTGTATAAGGTTAGTAAGTACGTCGCTTGCGTGTCCCTCGTTGTTTTTCAAGTACGAGtctcgtttgttttgtttttaacctTTGGGCTGTACAACCTGCTTCACCACATTCCGCACTATCTAAGACCATTAATGGATCCCAATAATGGATCACCAGGTCATAGTGGATACAACTGCGTTCAGGCGACGTTCTCAGTTCAAGTAGTATGGGACACTGTATTTTACGGGAGCAACGCTGTAAGCACCTAAACGACGAAAACACGGAGACACAGAAAAAAACCTGAACTAGCAGGACTACGGTTAGCACCTACAAATCAGTCGGCTGTGTGGAAGGCTGTGCGAAGAGGCGCTCTACGCGTATGAGCCTGGTGGTATGTGATATTCATTTTAATTGGTAGCCCCAAGAAAGAAGAGCATATAAATGCCTGCGGTGCTGTCTAATTACTGCAAGCTGGACACTGCTGCTATAGCAGAGTTAGACCAAGTCAGCAAAGTTTGTTAACTGTGTGCACTGTATTATTCGCCTTGACATACTGTGTATGTGCACTGCCTAATGCCTGCATTTTCTCTCACGTTTAGCTATCGTCTTTTGGAATGCAGTGAACACCGAGGTAAGTGCTCTTTTTCTGTGTgtccgcgcattttttttttttttttttgaaggttaCCATCTCTTTCATTCGAGTACAACACGACACCTTGCGTTTCACCTAGGTGTCAGTGAGAAAAGCCTTTTGACGAAGTGTGAGAGTTGTGGAATTGCTTGGGACCCATCCAGTGTTAAAATTCGGACAAAGCCCAGACCTGTATTGCGACGGAGCATTAGGAAGCTACTTGCCAAAGAACAGCACCGGCCATGGCTACTCAGCTCGAGGCAGAAGAAACTGCTGAAGCGTTTCAAGTGTGCTACAACCATGCTGGTCAGTGCTGAGATCAGTCGTATTACGTATGAATTTCCTCTCTTGTACCTTGATCCGAGTTGTTATCCGAGAGGAAGGTAAAGACTACAACACGGCACTAGTTGTCGtttttccttttgtccgtgtcttgtgttgcgctgttgcgaaccttacaatgaatcctaaccaactggcccaacttgccgtcttgatgcaGTTAATTAAAAAAACTTATTTACAACAGTGAAGATTTCAGCAGAGCGCCAGTAGACTATCAATAggggaaaaaagggggggggggggcacattcTAGAGATCACTCCAAATTTTTTTAGTAGGATCTGTTATAATTTCAGTTTTTCGCTTCTGCTGTTATCCGACCTCCCGtaattgtgaattttttttttaagtcgacAACCCCAGCATATAACTTGGCGCATAAAATTCTATTCGCATCAGCTTGCGCGAGTGCTTCTCATTCAAGTGGACAGTTAGGCACATAGGCAGTCGTCCTATTGCATAGGTGAATAGCCGGCACAGCAATCTGGAAGAAAGGCAATGTGGACACAGATCAGTGCACTTCAGAGGGAACACTGGTTGCACCTCATTTGTGTAACATTGCCCACTTTGTGAGGCCTGGCAGTAACAAGATGACTACTGCATGCATGTGACACCATTTTGCTAAAGACTAAATCTTTTAAAATGTTGACCACGTATAAACAGTGCCAGAACATTAATGTTTGTGGCATGAGCaatttttttacatgcatttcagacatgtcagaatATGTCACCTAGAAGCAGCAGCACTAAGATGGCGTGATGAGCAATAAAAAGACAGGACAGTATGCTGATTAGCAGACATATTGTTTGTTGCTCAAAAAAGCACCACTATGTACATAAGCTAGCCCAAGCAAGATTAAaacaaaagcagaagaaaagaatATCCTCATCACGTTCAAGTGCTCCTTGTTGTGTAGGGACACGTTTTAAGGCTCACAGTGATTGTCAACTTTGCACTATTGGTGAAGCCTACAAATAGTTGCTGGTAGACATGCTTGAAATTTGCTGCCAAGTGGTCATCTACGTCTTGCTGGAAACATGGAGGAAAAGCAAGTTGGCCTGTTGCCAAGCCAGTGAGGACATGCCACCATACAGTGTTGGCTCCTCATATCGTGTTAAGTAGGCACTGCTACCAGTGTAAAGTGGCAGGAGCTTGTGCATTGCATTTGCCCAGCATCTAATTGCATTCATGCCTGTTCATCTTGAAGGTATTCCTGTGCAAGGTTTGTGGCAAAAAGCAGGAGCAGCCATGTCCAAAACTTCTGAAGAACCACCCATCAAAAGTTGGTTCAAGCCTATTTTGCAAcaaagcaattgctacaaagaggtAATTATAAATACTTGCAAGCATTATTGTTGCTACTACAGTTGAGTTCCGTTAATTCGACCTGACGGGACCAATGAAATTAACCGGATTATCCggtgggtcgaattaaacaagatgcagaaaaagatGCCAGAACACACTGCTGATTAATTTGGAAGTATTTTACCGTTTCTAACATGCCCCTGAATCAAACGAgcacccactttctatgtgtagaaagtagaaaactaatgtagaagtgtgaataaagctgttaaacaATGTAGAAATCTAACACGCGGCTGATTTTTTAGCAAGATAAATGGGCAAAGGTCCAATATGGTGTTGCACTATAGCTGCCGGCTTCCTaaggtcagcttcgccgcaatacatcccTGTTATGCTGTAAAGCATACAatagcttgcgggtttccgcggaactatGACGTcgaacccttgcctttgctttcaGTTGTTGACagattcaacttcgccctgctatctgctagccgcctggttagctcagatggtagagcggctgccctggaaaggcggtggtcccgggttcgagtcccggaccaggacgaatttttcttcaactgtgaggcttttctttcgaggaacccgtatgagtttcctctgtagcaatggctacgattaggtggatgtctcattttctcttaattacttctctccaccttgtgggtttccgcagaactattacgtcaaacccttgcctttgctttgagttgttgacagattggacttcgccctgctatctgctagccgcctggttagctcagatggtagagcggctgcctcggaaaggcggtggtcctgggttcgagtcccggaccagcacgaatttttcgtgaactgtgaggcttttctttcgaggaacccgtatgagtttcctttgtagcaattactacgattaggtggatgtctcatttttccttaattacttctctccaccttgcgggtttctgcagaactattacgtcaaaagcTTGCACCACGGAGGCAATTTTCGGCCCAGTTTTCTTTAAAGGAAAAAGGTTAATGTTAGAATCGCGTAAGTACTGTAATcctgtaatcagacattgtgagctatggttattgGTTGAAAATCATTCTGAGGCATGTCACAAATAGGCATTTTCGATAGATTTTGACGTGTTctatgcattcactgtcccctacgCTCCGCTGAGACAGACTCTACCACTAAAGGGGTCACCATAGGGATCAGGCgcgtgcatgctgactggtcaagtttgaatCATCCGGTGAAGCCCATTTTCGGatctaaataaataaactttgggcccatagaaatacaTGTACACTAGCCAGGACCTTCGGCCGGGATCAAATTAAGTGAAAAATCGAATTAACCGgagttgaattaacggaagtctgcTGTATGTTTAGGAACATGTTGATGTGACTTTTTCAATGTGATATCCTCTGTTGTTAAGCACATCATACTTATTTCTGTAAGAATAACCTAATAGTAAATATCCAGAGAAAACAGGGgaaaggtgggagatggaaattcaagacgatgagcaaaacgagaacgagctgaaagcaagagccaacatttcgacaagtggacttgtcttcttcaaggcgacatatgctttcctggtcacagtatatataggtggggttctaaagaggagagggcgtaaggcggaTGGGTGCGggaacgagcgaaggtgtgttagcagcgagggtggcgaattgagaataaaggagtgctgtgcacaaggccagtaacacggccgtctgtcaatagcgtgtcaacggccgtgtgtcagccggcatgcacagcagccctctattaccggTTTCGCTGgaggtcgtgggctatcgtgtctctgaaagaggtaatagaaggagcagcagaaactggtgctcgtgaaaagaaaagaaaaaaaatattgagatgtaataaataaataaaaacaaaataaagataaaataaagggggaaaaaagacACTATgcaatcaaactaagtgttgttgcctatagcttgaaatttagctaatagattctaaagctcccgtCGGGTGCCGGAGCCAGCCAAAGCGCATGCGTTTTTGTCATGTTGCCCCAACCACCGCACGGCGCATTTTGATGCGCAttcatttttctctggccgagtggattttcgcctggcagagttttggacgctttctggctagcaggcgaaaaaaagaaacaatgcatggtcgctcaccgccatcactgcaGGAACTTGATGGATTGCAACGTGtttgcttgagcgcaacctctccggaaaattttgtctcaccggtgtaggatacctAGCAGTATGCTTGTGGTTCTCTGTGAACCAAGTGTCTCACATTTTCAtcaatattccttcggtagccacgttaggtgcccaaagtagtcattcgattgtggccaacatgcttccCTTTGCGTTTTCTCATTtccgtgcccccgccccacaaaataaaaaaggacattgttgcggcacaccaaattgttgcatggtgaaagttagatttttttacttcttttgcagaaagtaatgggccacggggcgcttcagttgccggatactcttattgtaattttgcgatagcaattatatagacattccgggcgcattcctgccgttgccgtcggcctcatgttccatataaagtccaagggtgataacatcgtgactgtgccacatgctgtatgtgcgagtgaaagcgtaggaggtGGGGGGGCGGCGTGGGTgtgccgacgatggtggcttagtcttgtgtgcacaagggagaaaagcggggaggaagtgcaccACCTCCTGTTGCGCACGATACATCAGAGGGAGTGGACGGAGgaggggctgtgatctgtgaatctgtggttgcgcaacatgtttatttgccttctttgaggcattatatacagtgactttttcttagatacgtagatttattggagacttatacgtatatttaaatatcttgttgcgaggttttgtgtatatgttcagtgaactttgtttccagtgcttcactttttttctttttataaagctgtatcttcgcatttctacatttcattgtatcttagcatttctaatgtacgagggcgagtcaaatgaaagtgagccaacccaccctgtgcaataatggttcggttcattatgtgtGAGGCATGtgtgtagcacacaggcatctctcatttacaaaagtgacatgcaggtgtgaggataaaggttctttaatccTCGCATACACTgcgttgaacatggttgtgtgacctaatagacactccaaaagttgaacagcgtggtgttgtgaggtttttgacagctggaAGTGggggtttcccaaaaagaaattagtctcCGTATGGctaccgtgtacgttgaacattgcatttcattggctactGTGAAGCGTGGGAGCAAACAGTTCAAAGAAaaacgtgaaagttgcaaaggcgaTCCAAAAACGGGCCAAAGTCACCGTGCAATCATTCCTAACACAATTGCAAGGCCTGATGAGCTGAGtagacaagaacagaggataagcatcgatgaattggcagagcatgtgaacatcagtcgcggttcggGTCACGACATAATTCATGGACatttcggttatcggctcttttgtgcgcaatggatgcccaaggttttgaaccaccaccagagacggagaggttcggtgctgccttgactcatctaatcgggtatcacaatgagggcgactactttttgtctgcaattgtgactggGGACGAATAATGGTGTCActactatgagcctgaaacacgacggcaaagcttacagcgggaacgtttgaattcaccacccccaaagaaagcaaaggctatcatttcTGCagaaaaggtgttgttgacttcttttttcgatcatcaggggccattatCGATCGAATTCGccaaacctggagagactatcagtCATTTctaatattgtgaaacgccggattggTTATGTGTCacaatcaaaaacaaacgacgtggaaaattgaggaatggggtcatctggctccacgacaatgcccgtccccacgttgCTGATgaggttaatacaaaactggcaaagttcaagtgggaaacgctgcaacgtcTGTCAAACAGCCCAAACCTGTCGCCCTTCGACTTCCATATTTTGGGGCATATGAATAAACAGCTCAAGttaaccagattcgtgtcggacgatgacgtgaaagagtcagttacagatttattgaagcagcaacctgaggagttttatgagacgggaatcatgcgacttgttagtcagtgggacagatgttctaaatgctcatggatactacttttaaataaagtaccccatctgtcatatattcgcattggttcactttcatttgactcgctctcgtatattttgcagaactcctgctttttatatgtgctctttgttgcgactataatttcggtgcagttaCAATACActaccggtgacagctgctcctgcacaatACATTGTAACAAAAGCAGCGCCATTGAGATCTTTCCCttgccgttgcatatgtacaaaaatgtaaacaaggttcttgaattacAAAGCTTCATCGAAATATTTTTCCTCAACTtgctcatttcatggcctttacattcttcatatcagcggcatgcactgctttgctggtttcaaactgatatggttctaaagttcgtgtggtatttttttacttattaaatagacagaaaacatggaagcattgataccagttattttgggcacaatttttgcggcatacgagtatattcttttgtgaagaaatacatattttacttgtcttgacagtgcgtagcgttcaagaattgatttgcagcatctttgacaatggcaatgcagttattattcatgtattttgatccctcaacaaatactataaggaggaggctgagctgcaacgtgagctccTTCCCCCAAAGCTGTCGCCGAGCATTtgaaccaaccaggtcataactttgatgaacttaaactctacatcttacagtcaaatttccgttctgaacgagaaagaaaatacagaaaatcataccttatccataagttcaagacattgcaaccaataggcataaacgtccCAAAGAGAACTTTAGAATCTatttgctatgctaaatttcaagctataggcaacaacacttagtttggttgcttagtgtttctttatcatttttgttttatttattccatttcaatattttcttttcacgAGCAGCgctttctgccgctccttctattatctctttcagagacacaaTAGCCCATGACCACcagtgaaacaggtaatagagggctgctgtgcatgccggctgacacacggctgttggcacgtgattgacagacagccatgtcactggccttgtgcacagcactcctttattctcaattagCCACCCTCCCCTCTAACACAGCTTCGCCCATTCCCACACCCACttgccttacaccctctccccttagaagaaccccacctatatatactgtggcgaggaaagcatatgtcgccttgaagaagacaagtccacttgtcgaaacgttggctcccgctttcaccttgtcctcgttttgctcattgtctaaTAGTAAAAAGTTTAACACAAGCATTCAGCATTCTTCTGTACTAAAGGAAAGAGGTCTTACAGGGACTGGCCTTGTTTCAGAAGTTACATATGATTGGAATTACGCACATGGAAGGCTTAATTTGGTGCAAATTTACCTGTTGTTCCCTGTCAATTATAACATTATGCAGGATAGTGATGCTATGTCATGCCTTTTTTAATATTACATGATCACAAATCACTGCCGAAGGAATTAAAATTGGGCTTAGCCCTGCCAGAGTCTGCTGCTTGTACAGCCAAGTGAATCAAGGAACTGCCACTAACTGTCCCTGCCCCTCTTTCAGCACAAAGAGACCCACTTCAAGCCCTATTCACGTGTTtgtaaagaagaagaaagaagaaaagtgcACAGTATCAGATACTCCAAAGGAATGTGCCTCTGTCAAACGCAGCAGGAGTTTGCTGAAGCGTGTTCTTATTGAAGAGGACACACGAAAAACCAGCAGTGGAGGACTTCATAGTTTCCTTTCCTCTctgtagaggaaaaaaaatgtttctctCAGTTACTGTATCAGCTACTGTTAAGGAAAGGTGAAGGATGCAGCTGCATGTTTAATATTTCCTTGTAAGCTAACCATAGTAACATGCATCATGACAGCATTCTGAATTTTCTGAAGCCCTATAGCATGCCATGTGTCATCACTAAGGAACATACTCTGGTCACTTGATACATTAGTTGGAATAAAGGGAAACCACACACTGGAGTGGATGGGTCAGGCACAAGCAGACACAATGGAGAGCTGACTTAGGTGGGTTTAATAAGCAAAGTACAAATAATAAGTAAATGTATGTTGGAACAGATAGAGAATTTTCACAGGGAAAGGCATGGGAGGGGGCAAGAAGCACAAGAATAAGATATGGACTGCAGAGTAAAAATCACGTGCTAACTTTCAAGTAAGATTCATTAGGCAAAAAAGAGCATAGCTATTCCATTCGGAATATCCTGCATGACAAAAAACTTCTGTACCTGTCTTAATAAAATGGTTGGCTAACCACCTTGCTTTGGTAATATATTACCAAAACAGTTGGATAACATAAAAATTCTCACTGTTTTATTGCACATATTTAGTTTAAAATGCACACAGTACTACCATTGTTTAGGTTAACTTCTAAAGTAATGCACAGTAACTATgaagtaaacattttttttttgcagagctcaggggaggtattctgtaagagtccacctagtggacatgtccatttcgtctgctgttgaagttctgagtGGCTGTGGCACCCGGCTGCTGTGGATGCGCAGCCCCGCCCAGCGATTCAGAACTTCAGCAgtagacaaaatggacatgtccactaggtggactcttacagaacacCTCCACAGATCTATTCATGGCCTCGTGTGAGTGCCTGGCAGACAGCATTGTCTGTGCCACCTGCCCATAACCACCTCTCCCATGTACCAGTGCCACAGGCGAGGGTATGAGCATGCACTCCAGAAAGTCTGTGCCTATTTCCGCGTCATGTCCCTATTGCGAAGAATATGAGTAATGGTTTCTGCAAGCATTGGCTTGAACTGAAAGCGCAGTGGGCTTGAACAAACATTGATGATGCAACTAATGCCAGCTGCTGATGAGCGCTTTGTCATTGCTGTTCACCTGTTCCTCGAAATCAAGCTAGTGCATGTCCATAGAGTGCAGGTGGTTTTCAGCAAGTGGTGGGAACTACATTATTTGCCATGCAGTTGAATGTCACTATAAGCAGATTTGGTTTCTGTACATGTAAATGTTGAATAGCTTTCAATGTCAAAATTTTATAGTTGCATCATGCCCCAGAAGCATCCTCTTTGTTTATATATCTCGAAAAGTAATGGAAGACATTTCAATAGATGTTTTAAGCGTAGAGGTGCGAACTACTGTTGCTGTGTCCTGGTCAATAAGGCATGCAGTTAGACCAATTAGATTGTCTTTGTCCTGCCTATAGCACTGGGGCACCTTATTAGGGAGCAGTATAACATGATCCTTAAGACAGTGCAGGTTCCTTATGAGGGTAGGGGGCCTAGATACAAGGCATTTTAATGAGGACACGTGGTTGCATATACTTTCGTAGTTTACGAAAACATTAGAAAATCTTTACGAAAAGATTTTGTTTGATGAACAAAATCTTTAAGTGTACAGCTGTTTGAAATAGTCATCAAATTCTGATTATTACTAAACTTTTTGCAATGTACAAAGATTTGAAGCCCTTGTTCtctttttgtcaaaaaaaaagtGTTTGGGTTGGTATATTATTACACTTTGAGTATAAGCTTCTCTCACAACCTGAAGTAAATATGcaggttaaagggcccctgaaatgatTCGGTCAAATTTTGTAGGCCCGTAGGGTACAGCTagagttaatcattcgcaccacaaattgtgtaaagtgtctcatattaagagagttaCGGACGCttgcaagttaccctcctccatagccgtGCATTTTCTCAACTCTCGCcgagtgattggggctaagctccaccttcactggctctgcgtcatgatggcaggtcgtgtcgtctacttccggttctctaggagcgagcgcacgaagcctctccaacctctccaccagctgcttggcagGCGACCCCAAGTGAgatctatcgaagcagcgtgtgttGTGAGCACTCTCTCGCAGCGCTgaatgtgtctggtattctggtaatCACAGGCGTGCTGGGCATTTcaacggaacggtggaggcataaactcaaactgatgaaggaactttagcatagacatacgtgagcggcctgacCGGTCTACACGGTCCAGCCAGttggtggtgcagagcttaaccagccaaacaaagagctaatattgctctaaccaagtgtaaaacattttaaacatttacaaaaatgtGTTATTGATTGCGATCCTGCGAAATATTTACACGagcaaaaaagaagaatacacttcgttgttgctactgtgtttggttgagcactgtgccaccaggtggttgcCCCGTGGAGACCATTCACGTtcgcgcttctgctcatcccgagaaacagcatggtcaaatggccaggccctgtccccttgtgcTTCCGTTTATCCGAATACCGGACTCGTgaaacgctattgtggtagtaatcctgcggtgtaaagtgacggccgcaaacatgcaaatcctggcgccga includes:
- the Prosalpha3 gene encoding proteasome subunit alpha type-4, which codes for MARRYDSRTTIFSPEGRLYQVEYAMEAIGHAGTCLGILASDGILLAAERRNTNKLLDEVFTAEKIYKLHDDMACSVAGITSDANVLTNELRQIAQRYLLQYGESIPCERLVSWLCDLKQAYTQYGGKRPFGVSILYMGWDKHYGYQLYQSDPSGNYSGWKATCIGNNSAAAVSILKQEYKENETTLKDALALAIKVLSKTLDMTKLTADKLEMATLTRDTQRNKTRVTILPLSEVEKLIKKHEEEEAKLEASKKEKEREKQQARS
- the LOC126545351 gene encoding UPF0711 protein C18orf21 homolog, giving the protein MSSNNYEVSIATLSYLHKLAKTCSAISLPLTRCISYRLLECSEHRGVSEKSLLTKCESCGIAWDPSSVKIRTKPRPVLRRSIRKLLAKEQHRPWLLSSRQKKLLKRFKCATTMLVFLCKVCGKKQEQPCPKLLKNHPSKVGSSLFCNKAIATKSTKRPTSSPIHVFVKKKKEEKCTVSDTPKECASVKRSRSLLKRVLIEEDTRKTSSGGLHSFLSSL